In Comamonas sp. lk, the following proteins share a genomic window:
- the soxZ gene encoding thiosulfate oxidation carrier complex protein SoxZ, with product MADPMRIRAQAAGDKATVRVLMAHEMETGQRKDAEGKTIPAWFIQEVTASLNGKQIFAAEWGPAVSKNPFLQFTIKGAKAGDKLTVNWKDNRGEARSDEATVS from the coding sequence ATGGCAGATCCAATGCGCATCCGGGCTCAGGCCGCCGGTGACAAGGCCACGGTACGCGTGCTCATGGCACACGAAATGGAAACAGGTCAGCGCAAAGATGCGGAAGGCAAGACCATCCCGGCCTGGTTCATCCAGGAAGTCACAGCCAGCCTGAACGGCAAGCAGATCTTCGCGGCGGAATGGGGGCCGGCAGTTTCCAAGAATCCCTTTTTGCAATTCACCATCAAAGGGGCCAAAGCCGGGGACAAGCTGACCGTGAACTGGAAGGACAACCGCGGCGAGGCCCGCAGCGACGAAGCCACGGTCAGCTGA
- a CDS encoding c-type cytochrome gives MHWKSWLGGAAMVATAMWPGIASANQALAQKNACLACHAVDKKLVGPAFQEIAKKYAGQTDAQTQITKSIKAGGSGKWGPIPMPAQAALSEADASTLAAWILAGSK, from the coding sequence ATGCATTGGAAATCTTGGCTAGGCGGTGCGGCGATGGTGGCCACGGCAATGTGGCCCGGCATTGCGTCAGCCAATCAGGCTCTGGCGCAAAAGAATGCCTGTCTGGCATGCCACGCGGTGGACAAGAAGCTGGTGGGCCCTGCGTTTCAGGAGATCGCCAAAAAATATGCAGGCCAGACAGACGCGCAAACACAGATCACCAAGAGCATCAAGGCCGGAGGTTCTGGCAAATGGGGCCCGATTCCCATGCCGGCGCAGGCTGCGCTGAGCGAGGCCGACGCCAGCACGCTGGCCGCCTGGATCCTGGCGGGGTCCAAATAA
- a CDS encoding 3-keto-5-aminohexanoate cleavage protein, protein MNFLDGHLYPENQQPLIITAAPYAPGWIPSDFPEDIPVTMEDQIQKAVDCYEAGATVLHLHVREEDGKGSKRLSKFNELIAGVRARVPEMVIQVGGSISFAPEDDGSAAKWLSDDTRHMLAELTPKPDQVTVTVNTTQMNVTEHAGEDDFRGVSRGFPHLYNTYKDMIVPSNPSWAEEHVRRLSAAGIQSAFQCYNINSFETIERMIRRGVYKGPLVMNWVAISGGMDQANIYNLANFLRAAPDNAVITVESSVLNVLPINMIGMALGLHVRCGIEDVLWKQDRSGKMSSVEQIKQLVRIAGEFGRPIATAQQAREILQLDVFYETADETLAKNGFAPNRKGGNQGFLRKPD, encoded by the coding sequence ATGAACTTTCTTGACGGCCACCTGTACCCTGAGAACCAGCAACCTCTGATCATCACGGCAGCACCCTATGCTCCGGGCTGGATTCCTTCGGACTTCCCAGAAGACATCCCCGTCACGATGGAAGATCAGATCCAGAAGGCAGTGGATTGCTACGAAGCTGGCGCTACCGTGCTGCACCTGCACGTACGTGAAGAAGATGGCAAGGGCAGCAAGCGCCTGTCCAAGTTCAATGAACTGATTGCCGGCGTGCGTGCCCGCGTGCCGGAAATGGTCATTCAGGTTGGCGGTTCGATCAGCTTTGCCCCTGAGGACGACGGCTCTGCAGCCAAGTGGCTGTCCGACGATACGCGTCACATGCTGGCCGAACTCACTCCCAAGCCCGACCAGGTGACGGTGACTGTGAACACCACGCAGATGAACGTGACCGAGCACGCCGGCGAAGACGACTTCCGCGGTGTATCGCGTGGCTTCCCCCACCTCTACAACACCTACAAGGACATGATTGTTCCCTCGAACCCCAGCTGGGCCGAGGAGCACGTCCGTCGCCTGAGCGCAGCCGGCATCCAGAGCGCGTTCCAGTGCTACAACATCAACAGCTTCGAAACCATCGAGCGCATGATTCGCCGTGGCGTCTACAAGGGCCCGCTGGTCATGAACTGGGTGGCCATCAGCGGCGGCATGGACCAAGCCAATATCTACAACCTGGCCAACTTCCTGCGTGCAGCACCCGATAACGCGGTGATCACGGTGGAAAGCTCGGTGCTGAACGTGCTGCCCATCAACATGATTGGCATGGCCCTGGGTCTGCACGTGCGCTGCGGCATCGAAGACGTGCTCTGGAAGCAGGATCGTTCGGGCAAGATGAGCTCCGTCGAGCAGATCAAGCAACTGGTGCGCATTGCCGGCGAGTTCGGCCGCCCCATCGCGACAGCCCAACAGGCACGCGAAATCCTGCAACTGGACGTGTTCTACGAAACCGCCGACGAGACTCTGGCCAAGAACGGCTTTGCGCCTAACCGAAAGGGCGGCAACCAAGGCTTCCTGCGCAAGCCGGACTGA
- a CDS encoding c-type cytochrome codes for MSSLPDFSRTDRAVAALSLALATLFVGTTAHAKDPFPGIGRDATPKEVQAWDIDVRPDFKGLPEGSGSVQKGMQVWEAKCASCHGVFGEANEVFSPLVGGTTAEDIKTGHAARLKDSGFPGRTTLMKAATVSTLWDYINRAMPWNAPKSLSTEEVYAVTAYLLNLGEVVPEDFTLSKQNMAQVQARLPNRNGMSTAHALWPGNEFQPHAKPDVQAKACMSNCSPPPKVRSALPDHASNNHGNLAQQNRLVGAQHGIETDGGASRQAKPVAAAAQAPTALLEKNACIACHGVEQKIVGPAFKDIASKFSGQADYLLGKIKSGGTGVWGSIPMPPQPQLSDDDARLIANWLAGTKKP; via the coding sequence ATGTCCAGCTTGCCTGATTTCAGCCGTACTGACCGGGCTGTAGCTGCCCTTTCTCTCGCGCTGGCGACCCTGTTCGTGGGTACGACGGCTCATGCCAAAGACCCATTTCCCGGTATCGGCCGCGATGCCACGCCCAAGGAAGTCCAGGCCTGGGACATTGATGTGCGCCCGGACTTCAAAGGCCTGCCCGAAGGTTCGGGCAGCGTACAAAAAGGCATGCAGGTTTGGGAAGCCAAATGCGCCTCCTGCCATGGAGTGTTTGGCGAGGCCAATGAAGTCTTCAGCCCGCTGGTAGGTGGCACGACGGCCGAGGACATCAAGACCGGCCACGCGGCCCGTTTGAAGGATTCCGGCTTTCCAGGCCGTACCACGCTGATGAAGGCCGCGACGGTATCCACGCTCTGGGACTACATCAATCGCGCCATGCCCTGGAATGCGCCCAAGTCTTTGTCCACGGAAGAGGTCTATGCCGTGACGGCCTACCTGTTGAATCTGGGCGAAGTCGTGCCGGAGGACTTCACGCTCAGCAAGCAGAACATGGCCCAGGTACAAGCCAGGCTGCCCAACCGCAATGGCATGAGCACAGCCCATGCGCTGTGGCCAGGCAATGAGTTCCAGCCCCATGCCAAGCCCGATGTACAGGCCAAGGCCTGCATGAGCAACTGCTCCCCGCCCCCCAAGGTGCGATCTGCCCTGCCGGATCATGCCAGCAACAACCACGGCAATCTGGCACAGCAAAACCGCCTGGTGGGTGCGCAGCATGGCATTGAAACCGATGGCGGTGCAAGCAGGCAAGCCAAGCCGGTGGCTGCAGCCGCCCAGGCTCCCACAGCGCTGCTGGAAAAAAATGCCTGCATTGCCTGCCATGGCGTGGAGCAAAAGATCGTCGGCCCGGCATTCAAGGACATTGCCAGCAAATTCTCCGGCCAAGCCGACTACCTGCTGGGCAAGATCAAGTCCGGCGGCACGGGCGTATGGGGTTCCATCCCTATGCCGCCACAGCCTCAGCTGAGCGACGATGACGCCAGACTTATTGCCAATTGGCTGGCGGGCACCAAAAAACCATGA
- a CDS encoding YeeE/YedE family protein, which yields MSPAEFESLSTTVLVVIFLLAAILGFSMRESRFCTMGAVSDVVYLQDWMRMRQWAMAVGVAMCGATALILWGGVVVGDTLYASTQLPWLSALVGGLLFGAGMVLASGCGARNLTRLGGGSLKALVVLLVMGLAAFATLKGITAVVRVRWLDSVQWQLGTLALLPELLARATGWPLFGTRLGLGLGLGGLLILLALNPKKSADRSRNALLGGAVVGLCVTAAWWLGGHVAEIAEHPETLEHMYAATYSGRIEAFSFVTPVAHTLDWLLFFSDRNKLLTWGIASVCGMVAGSWIHALWRRDFQWQGFANTQDLARHLLGAVLMGVGGVTAMGCTVGQGISAISLLSLGSLIAIAGIVVGAGAMLRYLAGAE from the coding sequence ATGAGCCCTGCCGAGTTTGAATCCCTGTCGACCACCGTATTGGTGGTCATTTTTTTGCTGGCTGCCATCCTGGGCTTTTCCATGCGGGAATCCCGCTTTTGCACCATGGGTGCCGTCAGCGATGTGGTCTATCTGCAGGACTGGATGCGCATGCGCCAATGGGCCATGGCCGTGGGTGTGGCCATGTGCGGGGCCACGGCGCTGATACTTTGGGGTGGCGTGGTCGTGGGCGATACGCTGTATGCCAGCACGCAACTGCCATGGCTGTCGGCCCTGGTGGGAGGCCTGCTGTTTGGCGCCGGCATGGTGCTGGCTTCAGGCTGCGGCGCCAGAAACCTCACCCGCCTGGGCGGCGGCAGCCTCAAGGCCTTGGTCGTGCTGCTGGTCATGGGGCTGGCCGCATTTGCCACACTCAAAGGCATCACCGCCGTGGTACGGGTTCGCTGGCTGGACAGCGTGCAATGGCAGCTCGGCACCCTGGCCCTGCTGCCCGAACTGCTGGCACGGGCCACGGGATGGCCCTTGTTTGGCACGCGCCTGGGGCTGGGCCTGGGTCTGGGCGGTTTGCTGATCCTGCTGGCACTCAATCCTAAAAAAAGCGCGGACCGAAGCCGCAACGCGCTGCTGGGCGGTGCGGTCGTGGGCCTGTGCGTGACCGCAGCCTGGTGGCTGGGTGGACATGTGGCCGAGATTGCCGAGCATCCAGAGACCCTGGAGCATATGTATGCAGCTACCTACAGCGGGCGCATAGAGGCCTTCAGCTTTGTCACCCCCGTGGCGCACACCCTGGACTGGCTGCTGTTCTTCAGCGACAGGAACAAGTTGCTGACCTGGGGTATTGCTTCTGTCTGCGGCATGGTCGCAGGTAGCTGGATCCATGCTCTGTGGCGACGGGATTTTCAATGGCAGGGATTTGCCAACACCCAGGACTTGGCGCGCCATCTGCTGGGTGCAGTACTCATGGGCGTAGGAGGTGTTACCGCCATGGGCTGCACCGTAGGCCAGGGCATCAGCGCCATCTCTCTGCTCAGCCTAGGAAGTCTGATCGCCATTGCAGGGATTGTGGTGGGCGCGGGAGCAATGCTTCGATATCTGGCCGGCGCAGAATAG
- the soxY gene encoding thiosulfate oxidation carrier protein SoxY, with product MKRRDALKNSAAVLGLLLAAGVLPQAAHAAYNKAAFDAKTMAEVMKAMGASAPVESKDVTLTAPDIAENGAVVPIGASTTLPNVKQLLILVEKNPNTMVAAFTVNDALEPNFLTRSKLGQSSDVYAVAITNDGKAFFAKKEVKVTLGGCGG from the coding sequence ATGAAACGCAGAGATGCACTTAAAAATAGCGCAGCCGTGTTGGGTTTGCTGTTGGCTGCCGGGGTCTTGCCGCAGGCCGCACATGCGGCCTACAACAAGGCGGCATTCGATGCCAAAACCATGGCTGAAGTGATGAAGGCCATGGGTGCTTCAGCACCGGTGGAGAGCAAGGACGTGACGCTTACCGCACCGGATATTGCCGAAAACGGGGCCGTGGTGCCCATCGGGGCCTCCACCACCCTGCCCAACGTCAAGCAGTTGCTGATTCTGGTGGAAAAAAACCCCAACACCATGGTTGCCGCTTTTACCGTCAACGACGCACTGGAACCCAACTTCCTGACCCGCTCCAAGCTGGGCCAGTCCTCGGATGTGTATGCGGTGGCCATCACCAACGACGGCAAGGCTTTCTTCGCCAAGAAGGAAGTCAAAGTGACCCTGGGCGGTTGCGGCGGCTGA
- a CDS encoding agmatine deiminase family protein — MPDESEPHQRTWMAFGACRKVWGQKLLAEVQRNLATIALSIAKYEPVSMLVRQADLPLARQLMGSRVELVVCPLDDLWMRDTGPVFVITENGDKAAVNLNFNGRGEKQDYDDDAEGASFVAGRAGVRAIQTDLILEGGAIEVDGQGTAIITESCVLNDNRNPGVSKKQCEQELKRLLGLEKIIWLPGIKGKDITDGHTDFYARFTRPGVVVAGYDPDPKSFDHAMTQRHLETLRAATGADGRKLEIVVLEAPSRLREKFASDDFAAGYINFYVCNGAVIAPEFGDAKTDAAAKRELQRAFPGREVVQINIDGIAAGGGGIHCTTQQEPKV; from the coding sequence ATGCCAGACGAAAGCGAGCCTCATCAGCGCACCTGGATGGCCTTCGGTGCCTGCAGGAAAGTATGGGGGCAAAAACTGCTGGCTGAAGTTCAGCGCAATCTGGCGACGATTGCCCTGAGCATTGCCAAATACGAGCCGGTCTCCATGCTGGTGCGTCAGGCCGATTTGCCGCTGGCTAGGCAGTTGATGGGAAGCCGCGTAGAGCTGGTTGTCTGCCCGCTTGACGATTTGTGGATGCGCGATACCGGACCGGTGTTCGTCATCACGGAAAACGGTGACAAAGCCGCTGTGAACCTGAACTTCAACGGCAGGGGTGAGAAGCAGGACTATGACGATGATGCCGAAGGCGCTTCCTTTGTTGCCGGCCGTGCCGGTGTGCGCGCGATTCAGACCGATCTGATCCTGGAGGGTGGCGCAATTGAGGTGGACGGACAGGGCACGGCCATCATCACCGAAAGCTGCGTGCTCAATGACAACCGCAATCCCGGCGTGAGCAAAAAACAATGCGAGCAGGAACTCAAGCGCTTGCTGGGTTTGGAGAAGATTATCTGGTTGCCGGGCATCAAGGGCAAAGACATCACCGACGGGCATACCGATTTCTATGCGCGCTTCACACGTCCAGGCGTGGTTGTTGCGGGCTATGACCCTGATCCCAAATCCTTCGATCACGCCATGACCCAGCGGCATCTTGAGACCTTGCGCGCGGCAACGGGTGCCGATGGCCGCAAGCTGGAGATTGTGGTGCTTGAAGCCCCTTCACGGCTTAGAGAGAAGTTTGCCAGCGACGACTTTGCCGCTGGCTATATCAATTTCTATGTTTGCAACGGTGCGGTGATTGCTCCCGAGTTCGGGGATGCGAAAACCGATGCCGCAGCCAAACGCGAACTGCAGAGGGCCTTTCCCGGGCGAGAAGTGGTTCAAATCAATATTGACGGCATTGCCGCGGGTGGTGGCGGTATTCACTGCACGACCCAGCAGGAGCCCAAGGTCTAG
- the soxX gene encoding sulfur oxidation c-type cytochrome SoxX, translated as MLKKKHISALQMTAAVTASLVVLGCASVDSAATLDTMIQQMVKTSFRDQGIAKVDRLQQDESNAACSAADASGTPLSEAQSKTIEAANLKTVQWPMDGKFIGDWKEGEKIAQNGRGMTWTDKPGSANGGNCYNCHQISPQEISFGTLGPSLYNYGKLRGVQDTNSPEARAIVEYTWGKIWNAKAYNACSGMPRFGHSGILAEAQVRDVVALLLDPKSPVNR; from the coding sequence ATGCTGAAAAAGAAACACATCTCCGCCTTGCAGATGACAGCTGCAGTGACTGCATCGCTCGTCGTGCTGGGTTGCGCTTCCGTGGACAGCGCAGCCACGCTGGACACCATGATCCAGCAAATGGTGAAGACTTCCTTTCGCGATCAAGGCATTGCCAAGGTAGACCGCTTGCAGCAGGACGAGTCCAACGCCGCTTGCAGTGCCGCCGACGCTTCCGGCACGCCGCTGAGCGAGGCCCAATCCAAGACCATTGAAGCCGCCAACCTCAAAACCGTGCAATGGCCCATGGACGGCAAGTTCATCGGTGACTGGAAAGAAGGCGAAAAAATTGCCCAGAACGGCCGTGGCATGACCTGGACGGACAAACCAGGCAGCGCCAACGGCGGCAATTGCTACAACTGCCACCAGATCAGCCCGCAGGAAATTTCGTTCGGCACCCTGGGCCCCAGCTTGTACAACTACGGCAAGCTGCGCGGCGTCCAGGACACCAACAGCCCCGAGGCCCGGGCGATTGTCGAATACACCTGGGGCAAGATCTGGAATGCCAAGGCCTATAACGCCTGCTCCGGCATGCCGCGATTTGGCCACTCCGGCATTCTGGCCGAAGCGCAGGTGCGCGATGTGGTGGCTTTGCTACTGGACCCCAAGTCCCCGGTCAATCGCTGA
- the soxC gene encoding sulfite dehydrogenase codes for MLDHLMGKVRKAPENFVPAQAVGTVFAEAKAGRRDFIRSAFVAAAGTAAATTSVHAAAVGDGDPNILELPAHSKGLGQAVVTDGYGKPSKFEANVQRRQSPGLTQTKQASVSFAPLQSLFGIVTPSGLHFERHHQGWWDIDPSKHRLMVNGLVKNAKVFTMDEIMRLPSVSRFHFIECGANTGMEWGNVAVPTVQYTHGMLSCSEFTGVPLIQLLEMAGADLKKGKFILAEGADGSSMTRTIPVELITSGQVLVAYGQNGEMLRPEQGYPLRLVVPGVQGVSWVKYLRRIEVGDMPYATKDEAIHYVDLMPDGQHRQYSSIQECKSVVTTPSGGQMLLDKGFYNITGLAWSGRGRIKRVDVSVDGGRNWRSARLEGPVMDKCLSRFNLDWVWNGEECIIQSRAMDETGYVQPTYQQLRAVRGSRSIYHNNAIQSWAVHANGEVANVQLA; via the coding sequence ATGCTCGATCACCTGATGGGCAAGGTGCGCAAGGCACCTGAGAATTTCGTGCCTGCACAAGCCGTGGGCACGGTGTTTGCCGAGGCCAAGGCCGGGCGACGCGACTTCATACGCAGCGCTTTTGTGGCAGCGGCCGGTACGGCTGCAGCGACGACATCCGTGCACGCAGCAGCCGTGGGCGATGGTGATCCGAATATTCTGGAGTTGCCCGCACACAGCAAGGGGCTGGGCCAGGCCGTGGTCACCGATGGCTATGGCAAACCTTCGAAATTCGAGGCCAATGTGCAGCGCCGCCAAAGCCCGGGACTGACTCAGACCAAGCAGGCATCGGTGTCGTTTGCACCGCTGCAATCGCTTTTTGGCATCGTCACGCCCAGCGGACTGCATTTCGAACGCCATCACCAGGGCTGGTGGGATATCGATCCATCCAAGCACCGCCTGATGGTCAATGGTCTGGTGAAGAACGCCAAGGTCTTCACCATGGACGAAATCATGCGCCTGCCCTCGGTATCGCGCTTTCATTTCATCGAATGCGGTGCCAACACCGGCATGGAATGGGGCAATGTGGCCGTGCCAACGGTGCAGTACACGCACGGCATGCTGTCTTGCAGCGAGTTCACAGGCGTGCCCCTGATCCAGTTGCTGGAGATGGCTGGCGCAGATCTGAAAAAAGGCAAATTCATTCTCGCGGAAGGTGCTGATGGATCGTCCATGACGCGCACCATTCCGGTGGAGCTCATCACTTCGGGCCAGGTACTGGTGGCCTACGGCCAGAACGGTGAAATGCTGCGGCCCGAACAAGGCTATCCGCTGCGTCTGGTGGTGCCCGGCGTCCAAGGCGTGAGCTGGGTGAAATACCTGCGTCGCATCGAAGTTGGCGACATGCCTTACGCGACCAAGGATGAAGCCATCCACTACGTGGATCTGATGCCCGACGGCCAGCATCGCCAGTACAGCAGCATTCAGGAATGCAAAAGCGTGGTGACCACGCCATCGGGCGGGCAGATGTTGCTGGACAAAGGCTTCTACAACATTACGGGCCTGGCCTGGTCGGGGCGCGGCAGGATCAAGCGTGTGGACGTGAGCGTGGACGGCGGCCGCAACTGGCGCAGCGCGCGGCTGGAAGGCCCGGTGATGGACAAATGTCTCAGCCGCTTCAATCTGGACTGGGTGTGGAACGGTGAGGAATGCATTATTCAAAGCCGCGCCATGGACGAAACCGGTTATGTCCAGCCCACCTACCAGCAGCTGCGCGCCGTGCGCGGCAGTCGCTCCATCTATCACAACAACGCAATTCAGTCGTGGGCGGTACACGCCAATGGGGAGGTGGCCAATGTCCAGCTTGCCTGA
- the soxB gene encoding thiosulfohydrolase SoxB: protein MSLSKREFLQVLAAASVSGMGLQRYAHADTALADKNMYELPAFGNVSLLHMTDCHAQLKPIHFREPSVNLGVGAMKNQAPHLVGEHLLKAMGIAPGTASAHAFSYLDFDVAAKRYGKVGGFAHLATLVKRMRASRPGALLLDGGDTWQGSATSLWTQAQDMVDACKLLGVDVMTGHWEFTYGMERVQEIIEKDFGSKLDFVAQNVKTADFGDPVFKPYVIRQINGIPVAIIGQAFPYTPIANPRYMVADWSFGIQDDNMQKMVDEARGKGAKVVVVLSHNGMDVDIKMAGRVRGIDAILGGHTHDGMPVPTIVNNGGGKTIVTNAGSNGKFLGVLDFEVKNGAVSGFQYRLMPIFANILPADAEMDALITKIRAPYESKLAEVLARTDGTLYRRGNFNGTGDQLLLDAMMAVQDAPIAFSPGFRWGTSLLVGQDITREWLMDMTATTYSYATVTEMSGATIKTVLEDVGDNLFNPDPYYQQGGDMVRVGGLQYQCDPSAGAGHRISNMRLNGQLLEADKKYKVAGWAPVAEEARNAGNKQIWEIVEPWLKEQKVLKPHTPNAPKLVNVMPNQGQA, encoded by the coding sequence ATGAGCCTCTCCAAACGCGAATTCCTGCAAGTGCTGGCCGCGGCCAGCGTCTCGGGCATGGGCTTGCAGCGCTATGCCCATGCCGATACGGCGCTGGCCGACAAAAACATGTACGAGCTGCCGGCATTCGGCAATGTCTCGCTGCTGCACATGACGGACTGCCACGCCCAGCTCAAGCCGATTCACTTCCGCGAGCCCAGCGTCAATCTGGGCGTGGGGGCGATGAAAAATCAGGCCCCGCATCTGGTGGGCGAGCATTTGCTCAAAGCCATGGGTATTGCACCCGGCACGGCCAGCGCCCATGCCTTCAGCTATCTGGATTTCGACGTAGCCGCCAAGCGCTACGGCAAGGTAGGCGGCTTTGCCCATCTGGCAACCCTGGTCAAGCGCATGCGCGCCTCCCGTCCTGGAGCCCTGCTGCTCGATGGCGGCGATACCTGGCAAGGCTCGGCCACCTCCTTGTGGACCCAGGCCCAGGACATGGTCGACGCCTGCAAGCTGCTGGGCGTGGATGTGATGACCGGTCACTGGGAATTCACTTACGGCATGGAGCGCGTGCAGGAAATCATAGAAAAAGACTTTGGCAGCAAACTCGATTTCGTGGCCCAGAACGTCAAGACTGCCGATTTTGGCGACCCGGTATTCAAGCCCTATGTGATCCGTCAGATCAACGGCATTCCCGTCGCCATCATCGGCCAAGCCTTTCCTTACACCCCCATAGCCAACCCGCGCTACATGGTGGCGGACTGGAGCTTCGGCATCCAGGACGACAATATGCAGAAAATGGTGGACGAGGCGCGCGGCAAGGGAGCCAAGGTCGTGGTCGTTCTGTCTCACAACGGCATGGATGTGGACATCAAGATGGCGGGCCGCGTGCGCGGCATCGATGCCATTTTGGGCGGCCACACTCACGACGGCATGCCGGTGCCGACGATAGTGAACAACGGTGGCGGCAAGACCATAGTCACCAATGCGGGCTCAAACGGCAAATTCCTCGGCGTGCTGGATTTTGAAGTGAAGAACGGCGCAGTCTCGGGTTTTCAATACCGCTTGATGCCCATTTTTGCCAACATCCTGCCTGCCGATGCCGAGATGGATGCGCTGATCACCAAGATTCGTGCGCCCTATGAATCCAAGCTGGCCGAGGTGCTGGCCCGAACCGACGGTACGCTGTACCGCCGAGGCAACTTCAACGGCACGGGCGACCAGTTGCTGCTGGACGCCATGATGGCGGTGCAGGATGCACCGATTGCGTTCTCACCCGGATTTCGCTGGGGCACCTCGCTGCTGGTAGGCCAGGACATCACCCGTGAATGGCTGATGGACATGACGGCGACCACCTATTCCTATGCCACCGTGACCGAAATGAGCGGCGCCACGATCAAGACCGTGCTGGAAGACGTGGGCGACAACCTGTTCAATCCCGACCCCTACTACCAGCAAGGCGGCGACATGGTGCGCGTGGGCGGACTGCAATACCAGTGCGACCCATCGGCCGGAGCAGGCCATCGCATCAGCAATATGCGGCTCAACGGCCAGTTGCTGGAGGCCGACAAAAAATACAAGGTCGCCGGCTGGGCGCCCGTGGCCGAAGAGGCCAGGAATGCTGGCAACAAGCAGATCTGGGAAATTGTCGAACCCTGGCTCAAGGAGCAAAAGGTACTCAAACCCCACACGCCCAATGCGCCCAAGCTGGTCAATGTCATGCCCAACCAGGGCCAGGCCTGA
- the soxA gene encoding sulfur oxidation c-type cytochrome SoxA encodes MTQAAPLAAAVLAALCAAQPAMAQKSTADGIAEYREMLQDGNPAELFEMKGEELWKKKRGPNNASLERCDLGKGPGVVKGAFVELPRHFADTNKVQDLESRLLTCMQTQQGLDAQKIAATPFGKDEQKNMEGLVAWISSQSKGMKLDIPQSHAKEKQMYEVGKRMFYLRGGPHDFACASCHGTDGKRIRMQDLPNLTKNPGAAEGFGSWPAYRVSSGELWSMQRRLNDCFRQQRFPYPGYASDVTVALGVFMGVNGKGGMSTAPAIKR; translated from the coding sequence ATGACCCAAGCCGCCCCGCTGGCGGCAGCCGTGCTGGCAGCCCTGTGCGCCGCCCAGCCGGCCATGGCCCAGAAAAGCACGGCAGACGGCATTGCCGAGTACCGTGAAATGCTGCAGGACGGCAATCCTGCCGAGTTGTTCGAGATGAAGGGCGAGGAGCTGTGGAAGAAAAAGCGCGGCCCCAACAACGCCTCTCTTGAACGCTGCGATCTCGGCAAGGGCCCAGGCGTGGTCAAGGGTGCATTTGTCGAGTTGCCGCGTCACTTCGCCGACACCAACAAGGTGCAGGACCTGGAGTCGCGCCTGCTGACCTGCATGCAAACCCAGCAGGGGCTGGACGCCCAGAAGATCGCCGCCACGCCGTTTGGCAAGGACGAGCAAAAGAATATGGAAGGCCTGGTGGCCTGGATTTCCTCGCAGTCCAAGGGAATGAAGCTGGATATCCCCCAGAGCCATGCCAAGGAAAAGCAGATGTACGAGGTAGGCAAGCGCATGTTCTACCTGCGCGGCGGCCCGCATGACTTTGCCTGCGCCTCCTGCCATGGCACGGATGGCAAGCGCATCCGTATGCAGGATCTGCCCAATCTGACCAAAAACCCCGGTGCGGCCGAAGGCTTCGGCTCGTGGCCGGCCTACCGCGTGTCTTCAGGAGAGTTGTGGAGCATGCAGCGGCGCTTGAACGATTGCTTCCGCCAGCAGCGCTTCCCCTACCCCGGCTATGCCAGTGATGTGACGGTTGCCTTGGGGGTGTTCATGGGTGTCAACGGCAAAGGCGGCATGTCGACCGCTCCGGCCATCAAGCGCTAA